A section of the Indicator indicator isolate 239-I01 unplaced genomic scaffold, UM_Iind_1.1 iindUn_scaffold_62, whole genome shotgun sequence genome encodes:
- the PLEKHO1 gene encoding LOW QUALITY PROTEIN: pleckstrin homology domain-containing family O member 1 (The sequence of the model RefSeq protein was modified relative to this genomic sequence to represent the inferred CDS: deleted 1 base in 1 codon): MLTLDLIQEEEASAEDPSSCEGSFRVDLDKSVAQLSAARRRSEDSQAPQQGHTGSLPRREDSLETGTMYTPQVPKKLSHSEKNKCASMEEILAHRDSAPLRGVLRRGLEAQFAPAEPEQLSRIQQLVALKLEKTQELLTEVKGYGEGKRKPKDSITTSTPPAPPPPSDSERILQESERLLGEASSTWSQAKRVLQEIKELRDLYRQFELQQSDSKAKQSSQSHFRKSLM, translated from the exons ATGCTGACCCTGGACCTGATCCAGGAGGAGGAGGCCTCTGCAGAGGACCCCAGCAGCTGCGAGGGAAGCTTCAGAGTGGACCTGGACAAGTCTGTGGCACAGCTCAGCGCTGCCCGGCGCCGCTCGGAGGACTCCCAAGCCCCCCAGCAGGGGCACACAGGAAGCCTCCCCAGGAGGGAG GACTCCTTGGAGACAGGGACCATGTACACCCCCCAGGTGCCCAAGAAGCTCTCTCACTCCGAGAAGAACAAATGTGCCTCCATGGAGGAGATCCTGGCCCACAGGGACTCTGCCCCGCTGAGGGGGGTGctgaggagggggctggaggctcAGTTtgccccagcagagccagagcagctctccaggaTACAGCAATTGGTTGCACTGAAGCTGGAAAAAACTCAGGAACTGCTGACAGAGGTGAAGGGCTACGGAGAAGGCAAGAGGAAGCCCAAGGATTccatcaccaccagcacc ccaccagcaccaccaccacca TCGGACTCTgaaaggatcctgcaggaatCTGAGAGGTTGTTGGGGGAGGCTTCCTCTacctggagccaggccaagagGGTGCTGCAGGAGATCAAGGAGCTGAGGGACCTGTACAGACAGTTTGAGCTGCAGCAGTCGGACTCCAAGGCCAAAcagagctcacagtcccacTTCAGGAAGAGTCTGAtgtga